Proteins co-encoded in one Cytophaga hutchinsonii ATCC 33406 genomic window:
- a CDS encoding OsmC family protein, which produces MSTLHTYKSKIIWTGNTGMGTTDYKSYHRSHIISIENKADIQATSDPAFRGDKTKHNPEDLFLSSLSSCHMLWYLHLCSSAGIVVVAYEDTPIGIMEESDNGSGKFINVTLHPIVTITDISRIKEANALHQEANKMCFIANSCNFNISHEPVCKSIQ; this is translated from the coding sequence ATGTCCACGCTACACACGTATAAATCAAAAATAATCTGGACGGGGAATACCGGAATGGGCACTACGGATTATAAAAGCTACCATCGCAGCCATATTATTTCAATAGAAAATAAAGCAGACATACAAGCTACGTCCGATCCGGCTTTCAGAGGAGATAAAACAAAGCACAATCCGGAGGATCTGTTTTTATCATCACTCTCCTCCTGCCATATGTTATGGTATCTGCACCTATGTTCCAGCGCCGGTATTGTAGTAGTTGCATACGAAGATACCCCTATAGGTATTATGGAAGAATCCGATAACGGCAGCGGAAAATTTATAAACGTTACTCTGCATCCCATTGTCACCATTACCGATATCAGCCGCATAAAAGAAGCGAATGCCTTACACCAGGAAGCGAACAAGATGTGTTTTATTGCAAACTCCTGCAATTTCAACATCAGTCATGAACCTGTTTGTAAAAGCATTCAGTAA
- a CDS encoding acyl-CoA thioesterase: protein MNIENAAVFHYPLTIREHHLDTFGHVNNATYLSILEEARWELITQNGYGLSYIRETGLGPTILEINIKFLKELRLREQISIESQMLSYEGKIGKIVQKMLRNGEQCCIAEFTVGLFSVKERKLVLPTPEWLKAIGL, encoded by the coding sequence ATGAACATAGAAAATGCTGCCGTTTTTCATTATCCGTTAACCATCCGTGAACACCACCTGGATACATTCGGTCATGTAAACAATGCTACCTACCTAAGCATCTTAGAAGAAGCCCGATGGGAATTGATCACACAAAACGGTTACGGGCTTTCTTACATCCGTGAAACTGGGCTTGGACCAACCATTCTTGAGATCAATATTAAATTTCTGAAAGAACTTCGCCTGCGGGAACAAATCAGTATTGAATCGCAAATGCTTTCCTACGAAGGTAAAATCGGTAAGATTGTACAGAAAATGCTTCGCAACGGAGAGCAATGCTGCATTGCTGAATTTACAGTAGGCCTATTCAGCGTGAAAGAACGTAAGCTTGTATTACCCACTCCGGAATGGCTTAAAGCAATTGGTTTATAA
- a CDS encoding 3-phosphoshikimate 1-carboxyvinyltransferase, with protein MQASDTTAQAFHITHTSGVVNHTITPPASKSESNRVLVIDALTGRKSQLDNLSNARDTQTMIRLLDSDSNPVWDVLDAGTTMRFLTAFSAFNGKPREMTGTPRMKERPIKLLVDALRELGAVIEYKEKEGYPPILIHPFKPELAKTDYIKIKGDVSSQYITALLMIAPVLPKGLTIELLGHVGSKPYIEMTLRLMEHFGVTSEWKDNIIKISHQTYKPAQYKVESDWSGSSYWFSVAALAKEANIELKGYVKNSLQGDHVIVDIMDQLGVKTEFTADGLKLTKQPVKGNLVWDFTDCPDLAQTVAVILAAKGVEGTLSGLQSLRIKETDRIAAIQNELRKFGADMIEIEKDVTYKVVPGTFKVDGQSVHTYEDHRMAMAFAPLALLGKVTIEEPSVVNKSYPLYWEDLKKVGFMF; from the coding sequence ATGCAAGCCTCTGATACAACGGCACAAGCCTTTCACATCACACATACTTCCGGTGTTGTAAATCATACCATCACGCCTCCTGCTTCTAAAAGCGAGAGTAATCGTGTATTGGTGATCGATGCACTTACGGGAAGAAAATCACAATTAGATAATTTATCCAACGCGCGCGATACACAAACGATGATCCGTTTGTTAGACTCCGACAGCAATCCTGTCTGGGATGTACTGGATGCCGGCACCACCATGCGTTTCTTAACAGCATTCAGTGCCTTCAACGGCAAGCCGCGTGAAATGACAGGCACGCCACGTATGAAAGAGCGTCCGATCAAATTACTGGTTGACGCCTTACGTGAGCTTGGTGCTGTGATTGAATACAAAGAAAAAGAAGGTTACCCGCCTATTCTCATTCATCCGTTCAAACCGGAATTAGCAAAAACAGATTACATCAAGATCAAAGGTGATGTGAGTTCGCAATACATCACCGCCTTGTTGATGATCGCACCTGTACTACCAAAAGGTTTAACGATCGAATTGTTAGGGCACGTAGGTTCGAAGCCATATATTGAAATGACGTTGCGTTTGATGGAACACTTTGGCGTAACATCGGAGTGGAAAGACAACATCATAAAAATTTCTCATCAGACATACAAACCGGCTCAGTATAAAGTTGAATCAGATTGGTCTGGTTCCAGCTACTGGTTCAGTGTGGCGGCGCTTGCAAAAGAAGCCAACATTGAATTGAAAGGCTATGTTAAAAATTCACTTCAAGGTGATCACGTGATTGTTGACATCATGGATCAGTTGGGTGTGAAGACAGAATTCACTGCAGACGGATTAAAACTAACCAAACAGCCTGTTAAAGGAAACTTAGTTTGGGATTTTACCGACTGTCCGGACCTGGCACAAACAGTTGCTGTGATCCTTGCAGCCAAAGGTGTAGAAGGAACATTAAGCGGATTGCAAAGTTTACGTATCAAAGAAACGGATCGTATTGCAGCGATCCAGAATGAACTGCGCAAGTTTGGTGCAGACATGATCGAGATTGAAAAAGATGTTACCTATAAAGTTGTGCCGGGTACCTTCAAGGTAGACGGACAATCGGTACATACCTACGAAGATCACCGCATGGCAATGGCGTTTGCGCCGCTTGCCTTGTTAGGTAAGGTAACAATCGAAGAACCATCGGTAGTAAACAAATCCTACCCGTTATACTGGGAAGATTTGAAGAAGGTGGGATTTATGTTCTGA
- the aroB gene encoding 3-dehydroquinate synthase, protein MASEILFTQQTKQTLQPFLGKYSTVCVLVDENTKKHCLPLIADLFSTENIIEIKSGEKEKTLETCSVIWSQMTELALDRKALLVNLGGGVIGDMGGFCASTYKRGIDFIQIPTTLLSQVDASVGGKLGIDFTDAHENVFKNHIGVFNVPVAVIIDPTFLQTLDAKELRSGYAEVIKHCLIADKAKWNEIKTVTDLTKLDWMALAKHSVTIKEKITIEDPLEKGLRKILNFGHTVGHAIESHFLFIPHKRLLHGEAIAAGMVCESWLSVQKGFITEAEHKEIEAYILSIYGHTHILFTEIDLIVPLTLQDKKNEHGAVQFSLLEKVGTANYNISLTKEEITASLHYYASL, encoded by the coding sequence ATGGCTTCTGAAATACTTTTTACACAACAGACAAAACAAACGCTGCAGCCTTTCCTTGGAAAGTACTCAACCGTTTGTGTGCTGGTTGATGAGAATACAAAAAAACACTGCCTTCCGCTTATCGCTGATCTATTCTCAACAGAGAATATTATCGAGATCAAAAGCGGAGAAAAAGAAAAAACACTTGAAACCTGTTCTGTAATCTGGTCACAAATGACAGAGCTTGCGCTGGATCGTAAAGCGTTGCTGGTAAATCTTGGCGGCGGCGTAATCGGTGATATGGGCGGCTTCTGTGCTTCTACCTACAAACGAGGCATTGACTTTATTCAGATTCCTACTACCCTCCTGTCGCAGGTAGATGCAAGTGTTGGCGGCAAGCTGGGTATCGACTTTACCGATGCACACGAAAACGTTTTCAAAAATCACATCGGCGTATTTAATGTACCCGTTGCAGTAATTATTGATCCGACGTTTTTACAAACACTCGATGCAAAGGAATTGCGTTCGGGTTATGCAGAGGTCATCAAACATTGTCTGATCGCTGATAAAGCAAAATGGAATGAAATTAAAACCGTAACCGATCTGACAAAATTAGATTGGATGGCACTGGCAAAACATTCTGTTACAATTAAAGAAAAGATTACGATCGAAGATCCGTTGGAAAAAGGTCTTCGTAAAATATTAAACTTCGGCCATACCGTTGGGCATGCCATAGAAAGCCATTTTCTATTCATTCCGCACAAACGTCTGCTGCATGGCGAAGCCATTGCTGCCGGTATGGTCTGTGAGTCCTGGCTTTCTGTACAAAAAGGATTTATCACAGAAGCGGAACATAAAGAGATCGAAGCGTATATTCTTTCGATTTACGGACATACACATATTTTATTTACCGAGATCGATCTGATTGTTCCGCTTACCCTTCAGGACAAGAAAAACGAACACGGAGCCGTACAGTTTTCTTTATTAGAAAAAGTAGGCACCGCTAATTACAATATATCTTTAACTAAAGAAGAGATCACCGCATCTTTACACTACTATGCAAGCCTCTGA
- a CDS encoding chorismate mutase: MKVELNVNPIESWAKTNHKPLIIAGPCSAETPEQLMSTAKLLKDLGKVDVLRAGIWKPRTRPNAFEGSGEEGLKWLAEVKKELGIQIGTEVANPEHIELALKYGVDVLWVGARTTVSPFAIQEMADAMAGVKDKAVLIKNPTHPELGLWIGAFERFYRAGVRDLAAIHRGFSTIDKSKFRNVPTWSIPIELKRIAPQIPIICDPSHIGGKRDLIFEISQKAMDLGFDGLMIETHIDPDKAWSDADQQVTPERLGEILTDLKIRTQSTTNVDFNDHLEELREKIDNIDRELVETLATRMAVVEKIGEYKRDNNVTTLQVKRWDDIMKNRSELAKKLGINEEFVVDVFKLVHEESIRRQTEIMKAVESKA; this comes from the coding sequence ATGAAAGTAGAATTAAACGTAAATCCGATTGAATCTTGGGCAAAAACTAACCACAAGCCTTTGATCATCGCTGGCCCTTGTAGCGCCGAAACACCTGAGCAGTTGATGTCAACAGCCAAGCTTTTAAAAGACTTAGGTAAAGTTGATGTATTACGTGCCGGTATCTGGAAACCAAGAACTAGACCGAACGCTTTTGAAGGATCAGGAGAAGAAGGTTTGAAATGGTTGGCAGAAGTTAAAAAAGAACTAGGTATCCAGATCGGTACTGAAGTTGCGAATCCGGAACATATTGAACTGGCGTTAAAATATGGCGTTGACGTTCTATGGGTAGGTGCCCGTACTACTGTGAGCCCGTTTGCTATTCAGGAAATGGCAGATGCTATGGCTGGTGTTAAAGACAAAGCCGTATTGATCAAAAACCCTACGCACCCTGAGCTTGGCTTATGGATCGGTGCATTTGAGCGTTTCTATCGCGCAGGTGTTCGTGATTTAGCTGCTATCCACCGTGGTTTCTCTACGATCGATAAATCGAAATTCCGTAACGTTCCGACATGGTCTATTCCAATTGAATTAAAACGTATCGCTCCTCAAATTCCAATCATTTGTGACCCTAGTCACATTGGTGGTAAAAGAGATCTTATATTTGAAATTTCTCAGAAGGCAATGGATCTTGGCTTCGATGGTTTGATGATTGAAACACACATCGATCCGGACAAAGCATGGTCTGATGCAGACCAGCAGGTAACTCCTGAGCGTTTAGGTGAGATCTTAACAGATCTTAAAATCCGTACACAGTCTACAACAAACGTTGACTTCAATGATCACTTAGAAGAATTACGTGAGAAAATTGACAACATTGACCGTGAATTAGTGGAAACACTTGCTACACGTATGGCTGTTGTTGAGAAAATCGGCGAATACAAAAGAGATAACAACGTTACTACGCTTCAGGTAAAACGTTGGGATGATATCATGAAAAACCGTTCTGAGTTAGCGAAGAAATTAGGTATCAATGAAGAATTCGTTGTGGACGTATTCAAATTGGTGCACGAAGAATCTATCCGCAGACAAACAGAAATTATGAAAGCGGTTGAATCAAAAGCATAA
- a CDS encoding proline dehydrogenase family protein gives MKTLHTINFSDTAIAFASKSTKELKHMKFLFRTMAWSKITNISVSFLKFALKYHFPIKNIVRNTLFKQFCGGETYWECGTTMEKLHASGIFSIPDYSVEGKEDEASFNQTVKELVKGIELAAGLPMVSFSVFKMSGIARFALLEKIQRGEQLSADESKEFDRVKERVTRLCFEAETHNVRLMVDAEETWIQTAIDVLYVGYMKRFNAQRPILFLTIQLYRKDGLERLKNMYAQAQKEGYHIGFKLVRGAYMEKERARANELKYPSPINDTKEQTDALYNQAVSFCLHEDIATCIATHNQLSIERAVREMDPKDQQISGFAQLYGMGDFLSYNLAHAGYNVSKYLPYGPLREVMPYLFRRAEENKSITGETTRELFFIEKELKRRKAAGFKLKA, from the coding sequence ATGAAAACCTTACACACTATTAATTTCAGCGATACTGCTATCGCATTTGCTTCAAAATCAACGAAGGAATTGAAACACATGAAGTTTCTTTTCCGCACGATGGCATGGAGCAAGATCACAAATATAAGTGTTTCTTTCTTAAAATTCGCATTAAAGTACCATTTTCCCATCAAAAATATTGTCCGAAATACCCTCTTTAAACAATTTTGCGGCGGCGAAACCTACTGGGAATGTGGTACAACCATGGAGAAACTGCATGCATCGGGCATTTTTTCTATCCCGGATTACAGCGTGGAAGGCAAGGAAGATGAAGCATCTTTCAATCAGACAGTCAAAGAGTTAGTGAAAGGAATTGAGCTCGCAGCGGGTCTTCCGATGGTATCTTTTTCAGTGTTTAAAATGAGTGGAATTGCGCGTTTTGCTTTGCTTGAAAAGATTCAGCGCGGTGAGCAACTTTCGGCAGATGAAAGCAAAGAATTTGATCGGGTGAAAGAGCGTGTAACACGATTGTGTTTTGAAGCTGAAACGCATAATGTGCGCCTGATGGTTGATGCCGAAGAAACATGGATACAAACGGCTATAGATGTGTTGTACGTTGGATACATGAAGCGTTTCAATGCACAGCGCCCGATTCTTTTTCTTACCATACAGCTGTATCGCAAAGATGGATTGGAGCGTTTAAAAAACATGTATGCACAGGCACAAAAAGAAGGATATCACATAGGTTTTAAGCTGGTGCGCGGCGCGTATATGGAAAAGGAACGGGCACGGGCAAACGAACTAAAATATCCGTCCCCGATAAATGATACAAAAGAACAGACCGATGCGTTGTACAACCAAGCCGTTTCGTTTTGTCTGCACGAAGATATTGCAACCTGCATTGCCACACACAACCAGCTGAGCATTGAAAGAGCTGTGCGTGAGATGGATCCCAAAGACCAGCAGATATCAGGTTTTGCGCAGCTGTATGGTATGGGAGATTTTCTGAGTTACAACCTGGCACATGCAGGATACAACGTTTCAAAATATCTGCCGTATGGTCCGCTGCGTGAAGTGATGCCCTATCTGTTCAGAAGAGCAGAAGAAAATAAATCCATCACCGGCGAAACAACACGTGAGTTATTTTTTATTGAGAAAGAATTGAAGAGGCGAAAGGCAGCAGGCTTTAAGCTTAAAGCTTAA
- a CDS encoding SGNH/GDSL hydrolase family protein → MIKKIKSVTCLLVLLMSCMSMETTKAPCFISIEKFILVKRGRYEQTKEYISFSNSGTAMGFMAPEEEFYIWIEETSTNISSCNWFVVLSDYKQIGDIRLKPGKHMYKITAPLNSYIQLIKATEAVVGEVRIYGLQLHRPYLQTETILADLKKIQFIGNSITCGYGNMVSVPAPPDGNPLTGFHPANENAYMSYAMQTARKLNADPMLVSYSGKGVYRNFDGDTNETLPQIYDRIHLHDKNSLFWDHANQIPDIIVINLGTNDYFGESQNQPLNDTVFVHRYIAFVDRLSTYYPKAQIICANGSMLNDGWPEGKKCWTRIQENLKKVQEHFQAKGNTKIYTFFFTPQQGPYGEDFHPSLATHTKMAEELTTFIQTVVNK, encoded by the coding sequence ATGATTAAAAAAATCAAATCCGTAACGTGTTTACTGGTACTTTTAATGAGCTGCATGTCCATGGAGACAACCAAGGCTCCCTGCTTTATTTCCATTGAAAAGTTTATTTTAGTAAAAAGAGGACGTTATGAGCAGACAAAAGAATACATAAGTTTTTCGAATTCAGGCACGGCAATGGGTTTCATGGCTCCTGAAGAAGAATTTTATATCTGGATAGAAGAAACATCAACGAATATATCCTCATGCAACTGGTTTGTTGTTTTATCAGACTACAAGCAGATCGGAGATATTCGTTTGAAACCAGGCAAACACATGTATAAGATCACAGCGCCGCTGAACAGTTATATTCAATTAATTAAAGCGACTGAAGCTGTGGTGGGCGAAGTACGGATATATGGTTTACAGCTTCACCGGCCATACCTGCAAACCGAAACGATTCTTGCGGATCTGAAAAAGATTCAGTTTATAGGTAATTCCATTACCTGCGGCTACGGAAATATGGTATCTGTTCCGGCACCTCCGGATGGAAATCCACTCACCGGATTTCACCCCGCAAATGAAAATGCCTACATGTCTTATGCCATGCAGACAGCCCGCAAGCTGAACGCAGACCCGATGCTCGTATCGTATTCAGGAAAAGGTGTATACCGTAATTTTGACGGCGATACAAATGAGACGTTGCCCCAGATATACGACCGTATACATCTTCATGACAAGAACAGTTTGTTTTGGGATCATGCAAATCAGATTCCAGATATCATTGTCATTAATTTAGGCACAAATGATTATTTCGGCGAATCACAGAACCAACCATTGAATGATACTGTTTTTGTGCATAGATACATTGCTTTTGTAGATCGTTTGAGTACATATTATCCGAAGGCTCAGATTATTTGTGCAAATGGTTCTATGCTTAATGATGGCTGGCCGGAAGGTAAGAAATGCTGGACACGTATACAGGAAAATTTGAAAAAAGTACAGGAACACTTTCAAGCAAAGGGAAATACAAAGATCTATACGTTTTTCTTTACGCCGCAACAAGGGCCTTATGGAGAAGATTTTCACCCTTCTTTAGCAACGCATACAAAAATGGCAGAAGAACTTACTACCTTTATACAAACCGTAGTCAATAAATAA
- a CDS encoding MATE family efflux transporter, with protein MLNKKHIKETLVLAGPVAFSQLGHISVGVVDTLMAGQIDKEALAAATIALSVFFPLFMLYIGFSYGFTPLISQADGEGDELKIARILKHALVLNLVIGFFLTGLLYLCIYAIPFMHQPAHIVQPATEFFAIIALSMIPVIIFQVFKQFIEGLGNTKQAMVVSILGNVVNIVLIVILVYGWYGLPKLGLNGIAYATLIARIFMAVTMVLFFLFTKNYAHYRSAYKRTKLEWHYFVDVFNKSYPVGLQMSFESGAFSLAAIFVGTFGTAQISAHQIALNLASVTYMVATGIAAAATVRVGYEYGRKEKTELQIAGRTAIILVVALMSTTALMFTLLHQVLPSFYTEDIEVIGIAGSLLWMVAFFQLSDGIQVVSMGSLRGMGDVVVPSSVAFMAYWVLGLPLGAFLAFVLKWEVYGIWVGLTVGLVFASIVLLVRFLKKSKRVVFEEDAKSVMLKA; from the coding sequence GTGCTGAATAAAAAACACATTAAAGAAACGCTGGTTCTGGCTGGTCCGGTGGCATTCAGTCAATTGGGGCATATCTCCGTTGGCGTGGTTGATACACTTATGGCAGGGCAGATCGATAAAGAAGCGCTGGCCGCAGCAACAATTGCGCTTAGCGTATTCTTTCCGTTGTTTATGTTATACATCGGTTTCAGCTATGGATTTACACCGTTGATTTCGCAGGCAGACGGAGAGGGAGATGAGCTGAAAATTGCCCGTATCCTGAAACATGCATTGGTATTAAATCTTGTGATCGGATTTTTTCTCACCGGTTTGTTGTATCTGTGCATTTATGCGATTCCGTTTATGCATCAGCCGGCGCATATTGTACAGCCAGCCACGGAATTCTTTGCCATTATTGCCCTGTCCATGATTCCTGTAATTATTTTCCAGGTATTCAAACAATTCATTGAAGGGCTGGGCAATACCAAACAGGCAATGGTAGTAAGTATATTGGGCAACGTAGTAAATATTGTACTGATTGTTATACTGGTATATGGCTGGTATGGCCTGCCGAAACTGGGCCTGAACGGTATTGCTTATGCAACACTGATTGCGCGGATTTTTATGGCAGTAACAATGGTGCTGTTTTTTTTATTTACAAAAAACTATGCACACTACCGCAGCGCTTACAAACGCACAAAGCTTGAGTGGCACTATTTTGTTGACGTATTTAATAAAAGCTATCCGGTTGGTTTACAGATGTCGTTTGAATCCGGAGCATTCAGCCTGGCAGCCATCTTTGTAGGTACGTTCGGTACGGCGCAGATCTCCGCCCACCAGATTGCCTTAAACCTGGCTTCTGTTACCTATATGGTTGCTACGGGTATTGCAGCCGCGGCAACGGTACGGGTAGGGTATGAGTATGGGCGCAAAGAAAAGACCGAACTGCAGATCGCAGGGCGTACCGCTATCATTCTAGTTGTTGCATTGATGAGTACTACGGCTTTAATGTTTACCCTATTGCACCAGGTATTGCCTTCTTTTTACACGGAAGATATTGAAGTAATCGGCATAGCGGGCTCACTGCTGTGGATGGTTGCGTTTTTTCAATTGTCGGATGGCATTCAGGTGGTAAGCATGGGTTCGCTGCGCGGCATGGGCGATGTAGTTGTTCCTTCCAGCGTTGCGTTTATGGCTTACTGGGTATTGGGCTTGCCGCTGGGCGCATTTCTGGCTTTTGTATTGAAGTGGGAAGTATACGGGATCTGGGTTGGCTTAACGGTAGGTTTGGTGTTTGCGTCAATTGTGTTGCTGGTACGTTTTTTAAAGAAATCGAAACGTGTTGTATTTGAAGAAGATGCTAAAAGCGTAATGCTAAAGGCTTAA
- a CDS encoding DUF3703 domain-containing protein: protein MKFYTSIPSRLKPFYQSELNAYALEMKRENLQAAWNHLERAHIIGQRYPYAHSYVHWKMLLFGFKIKSIKEISGQIPRLFVGGVKSFVGKVPVGNPGGSNVPPLKPFPIEKELLEIFEQAGVQVA from the coding sequence ATGAAATTTTATACATCTATCCCTTCACGTCTCAAGCCTTTTTATCAATCTGAATTGAACGCGTATGCTTTAGAAATGAAACGTGAAAATCTGCAAGCTGCCTGGAATCATCTGGAACGCGCACATATAATCGGACAGCGTTATCCGTATGCACATAGTTATGTACATTGGAAAATGTTACTGTTCGGGTTTAAAATAAAAAGTATAAAAGAGATTAGCGGACAAATACCCAGACTATTTGTTGGCGGTGTTAAATCATTTGTTGGGAAAGTGCCTGTTGGAAACCCGGGTGGTTCAAATGTTCCGCCGCTAAAACCTTTTCCGATTGAAAAAGAGTTGCTTGAAATATTTGAACAGGCAGGTGTGCAAGTTGCCTGA
- a CDS encoding lipase family protein: MKKRSLFYCVCLLLFITHNNCVAQELQAGFDKQEYMETLKINYKVHIALDKWAANTSVADPQDFDFVYRSPVVAFDNIWDLWKHKNKSVALISVQGSIQTEASFLANLYAAMIPAKGELQLDKDFKFTYQLADNPHAAVHVGWFVAMAYLSKTVVSKIDSCYNAGIKDFILTGHSQGGGITFLLNSYLENLKMQGRLPADIRFKTYCSAGPKPGNLFYAYEYEHMTAGGWAYNVVNTADWVPDVPFSVQTVTDFTAVNPFHGAKKAIRKQRFPANLALKHMYNKMSKPSERAQKNYQKYLGRMVSNAVKKQIPNFNAPEYYNSNYYVRTGNTIVLFPDEAYYKIYSNDPEDPNIWRHHLPAPYLMLAEKLN; this comes from the coding sequence ATGAAAAAACGTAGCTTATTTTATTGTGTATGCCTGTTATTGTTTATTACACACAATAATTGTGTTGCTCAGGAATTGCAAGCCGGATTTGATAAACAGGAATACATGGAGACATTGAAGATTAATTACAAGGTGCATATTGCGCTCGATAAATGGGCTGCAAATACCAGTGTAGCCGATCCACAGGATTTCGATTTTGTTTACCGCTCACCCGTTGTGGCTTTTGATAATATATGGGATCTCTGGAAACATAAAAATAAATCCGTTGCATTGATATCGGTACAAGGCAGTATTCAGACCGAAGCAAGTTTTCTGGCAAATCTGTATGCCGCTATGATTCCGGCCAAAGGCGAGCTGCAGCTGGATAAAGATTTTAAATTTACCTATCAGCTGGCCGATAATCCGCATGCAGCTGTGCATGTTGGCTGGTTTGTGGCAATGGCTTATTTATCAAAAACAGTTGTATCCAAAATAGATTCCTGTTATAACGCCGGTATCAAAGATTTTATATTAACAGGGCATAGTCAGGGTGGCGGAATTACATTTTTACTTAATTCCTATCTGGAAAATTTAAAAATGCAAGGCCGGCTTCCTGCAGATATCCGTTTTAAAACCTATTGCAGTGCTGGTCCTAAGCCAGGTAACTTATTTTATGCCTACGAATATGAACATATGACAGCAGGCGGCTGGGCATATAATGTTGTGAATACTGCAGACTGGGTTCCGGATGTTCCGTTTTCTGTACAGACAGTAACGGATTTTACCGCCGTTAATCCGTTTCACGGCGCAAAAAAAGCAATCAGAAAACAACGTTTCCCGGCAAACCTTGCCTTGAAACATATGTACAACAAAATGAGCAAGCCGAGTGAGCGGGCACAGAAAAATTATCAGAAGTATTTAGGCAGAATGGTTTCCAATGCGGTTAAAAAACAAATTCCGAATTTTAATGCCCCCGAATATTATAACAGTAATTATTATGTGCGAACAGGCAATACAATCGTTTTATTTCCGGATGAAGCGTATTATAAGATTTACAGCAATGATCCCGAAGATCCGAATATCTGGAGACATCATTTACCGGCACCTTATCTGATGCTTGCAGAAAAATTAAACTGA
- a CDS encoding phosphodiester glycosidase family protein produces MKRVKLLLSALILVAALAAFTFHQQQDTIDVISYTVDPQKDNLQFYWKNDNGEILKSIKKLKAYVESKGSTLLFATNGGMYKEDRSPLGLFIQNGKTVTPLNKAKGQGNFYMQPNGVFYITNDNEAVICKTEDFINNGNIKFATQSGPMIIVNNQIHPSFIKGSKNLNIRNGVGILPNKKIIFAMSEKEVNFFDFALYFQNLGCENALYLDGFVSRSYLLEKKWLQTDGEFGVMIGVTEKNEVK; encoded by the coding sequence ATGAAACGCGTAAAATTACTACTCTCAGCTCTTATACTTGTTGCAGCTCTTGCTGCATTTACGTTTCACCAGCAGCAGGATACTATTGATGTGATCTCGTATACGGTTGATCCCCAAAAAGACAACCTGCAATTTTACTGGAAAAATGATAACGGAGAAATTCTTAAAAGCATTAAAAAATTAAAAGCATATGTAGAAAGCAAAGGTTCTACCTTACTTTTTGCAACCAATGGCGGCATGTATAAAGAAGACCGCTCGCCGCTGGGTCTTTTTATTCAGAATGGAAAAACAGTAACTCCTTTAAACAAAGCCAAGGGGCAGGGTAATTTTTATATGCAACCCAACGGTGTATTTTATATTACAAATGATAATGAAGCAGTCATCTGTAAAACAGAAGATTTTATTAATAACGGAAATATAAAATTTGCGACACAATCCGGTCCCATGATTATTGTTAATAATCAGATTCATCCATCCTTTATCAAAGGCTCAAAAAACCTGAACATCCGGAATGGTGTTGGCATTCTGCCGAATAAAAAAATAATTTTTGCTATGTCAGAAAAGGAAGTTAATTTTTTTGATTTCGCTTTATACTTTCAAAACCTGGGCTGTGAAAATGCACTTTATCTGGATGGCTTTGTTTCAAGATCCTATTTACTGGAAAAGAAATGGCTGCAGACGGATGGCGAATTTGGTGTTATGATCGGTGTAACGGAGAAGAACGAAGTGAAATAA